One genomic region from Salvia hispanica cultivar TCC Black 2014 chromosome 2, UniMelb_Shisp_WGS_1.0, whole genome shotgun sequence encodes:
- the LOC125205189 gene encoding uncharacterized protein LOC125205189 — translation MAKRFGFGLLVSWFRRRVVDPLHQILLQGAEPKQLAFSAALGSTLGLFPICGVPVFLCGLAIAVLGSHCNAPTVMLTNFIVTPVELSLMFPFLRFGEFITGGPHFALTSDALKKVVSGKASWEFCRAFFTRYGTKLTFTFTFTFLFISSCLVSLKK, via the exons ATGGCGAAACGCTTTGGATTTGGACTTTTAGTCTCATGGTTCCGTAGAAGAGTTGTGGACCCTCTTCACCAAATCCTTCTCCA GGGAGCCGAGCCCAAGCAGCTCGCATTCTCCGCTGCGCTGGGAAGCACTTTAGGGCTCTTTCCCATCTGTG GGGTTCCTGTGTTTTTATGCGGGTTAGCTATTGCGGTACTTGGATCCCACTGTAATGCGCCAACTGTAATGCTCACTAACTTTATTGTTACTCCTGTTGAGTTGAG TCTGATGTTTCCATTTCTACGATTTGGTGAGTTCATCACTGGGGGACCTCATTTCGCTCTAACTTCTGATGCTCTGAAGAAGGTGGTCTCCGGAAAAGCTTCATGGGAGTTCTGCAGAGCATTTTTCACGCGGTATGGTACCAAGTTGACATTTACATTTACTTTCACATTCTTATTCATTTCCAGCTGTCTAGTGTCTTTGAAAAAATAG